CTCAATACCCTCTCCAGTCTGACCCGCACCGCCGTCACGGCGTGCGTACACCGTTCCAAATGGCGTCAGTTCCAAGCCGCCGAGAGTCGTGTACATTGACAGGTCTGCACCAATACGCATCTGGTTAACTGCAATGTCATGGCCGTCTATGGTCTCCTCCCCATCTCCCGTGCTAAGACTGGCCCAGGCGGCATCGCCCACAATGGCGAAGTCAAGCCCTCCAGGCGTTCCAAAACGCCGTTTGAGTTCAACAATGCCGAGCCAGAGACTCGTCTGACTCTTACCCCTTATTCCATACGTACGCAGGTTTCTGGCATCTCCCCTGCCCGCACCGACCGAGGCCCAGACCGAAGTGGCCCCTCCGTCCCACCGCAGGTACGGATAGACTGCAGTCATGTACTGCGTCAGCCTTCCCTCCGAGGTACCCACTTGCCAGTCGCCCACACCCTTACTACGTGAGAGTGCCATACCGGCAAGCCAGCTCGCTCCAAGCCTTATATCGAGGCCCAGATACCCAGTAGAGAGGTCTCCGTCATAGCCTGAGTTATACCCATACACGGAGGGTCTACCCTCAAAGGTTTGAATATCCCCCTGTCCCCAGAGAGACCAGCGTCTTTGTACTGAACACCGCTCGCCGTCATCACCACTCCAAGCCACCAGGAAGTCCGCAATACCTGCACCGGATACACCTGCCCGGACAGGTACAGAGCGTAGCGCAGAATCGACTTGATACGCTGTATCCGGGACCATACCAGTCTCAAACACAGTTGATGGTTCGCCAACTCCTTCACTAAAGCCCAGTGGGGATACCGCAGAACGTGCGTCGGTCTCTATCTGTCTAAGCAGGGTTTTAGCCTCCGTACGCCCAAGCGGCACGGAGAGACCATTAATCGCAAGCCGGGATGCCTCGCACGGATCGGCCTCCATCCTGCGGCCCAGCGCTGTGCGTACACTAGCCAGATGGCCCCGGGCAGTGGCTGCCAGCAAGTTCTCCAGCACCGCACGCTGTGGACGATCGCTTACGCCAACCTTTACACTGTGCGTCGCGCTGAGACCATCGGGATACCACGCAGTGACCGTGACAGCCACCGAACCGTATATAACCGGAGTCAACACGAGAACCGACCCCGCCACAGAAGCCTGTACAACCCTGGTGTCACTTGACCTTGCACTATATAAGGTAGGCTTGTCCCCGTCCACATCTATGAAGTATGAAGACACGTCTACCTGCACAGAACCACCTCCCTCGTCCAGAGTCTGGTCGGGAATCTTCCCTACCGCCTCGGGAGGTTCGTTTACGTTAGTAATTATCACTGTTACATCCGCTCGTGCTTCTGCCCCGGATCCGTCAAGTACGCGCACAGTAAGTTTAAACTGCTTAGGTTCCGTCTCGTAGTCCTCGCCCGGTCCGATGTACCTGACCACTCCGTCCCTAAGCCCCACCGCAAAAAGTTCCAAGTCACCAGACACTATCCCGTATGTCAGAGAGTCACCGTCGGGGTCTGTTGCCGACACCGTGCCGAGATCAAACGGACGTTCCCGGCCGTCTAGGTTCTCGGGCAACAGGAAACGGTAGGACGATAACGTCAACCTGGGTGGCCGATTGGGGGGCGGCGTCCCGTCACGAATCGTGACCAGGAAGGATTGAACTAGGTAGTTGCCGATCCAGAAGTTGACCTTCTCCTGAACGGCATCGGCCTTAACGCCGGTCACGGTGAATGGAATCTCTTGGTAGTTGGCCTGAGTGACCTGGACGCTGGCCGGGTCGATCGCCACTGCACTGCCCACGCTTTCCGAACGAATGGTGTACGCGCCGGGGTATTTGTCCCATCCGAATGTGTGAACGAAAGAGTTTCCTTCGTTTACCGTCTTGGGAGAGATGTCGTTGTTGAACACGTTGACCGTAAAGCTAATGCCGGGCCAGCCATTGTAGTCCGAGCCCGTTCCGCTGAATGTGCTACTGACTTGCACCTGCACCCGGTCTTCACCGAGCACATCGTTGTCGGCTACGCTGAACGACACCGGTTGTGCGACGTTCCAGTTCGTCGTCGTGAACATCAGCAACATCGGGCTCACGGTCACCCGGCTGATGTCCTGACTGGCAAGCGTTACCGTAGTGGCCGCCGCGGGCTCAGAATTCAGTGACACGTAGTAGCTGTGGGTCGAACCTTCATAGGTGCCAAAGGCGGAGTCCCCTCGCAGATTGTCCGGGCTTCCAACCCAGTAGACGATGCCCCTCTCGTCGTTGTCCGTTACCGTGACAAGGACTTCCGGGACCGCAACGGTGGCGTAGCCACCTCCGCTTGCTTGGTGCGTGACCTTCGCATGCTTGAAGGAGCCGGCCATGTCCTCATCGGTCGCCGTCACGGTCACCGTCTGCGCCGAGTTCCAGTTCATCGTCGTGAACGTCAGGCTCGACTTGTCGACCGTAGCCACGCCGGATTTCCGGGTACATGAGGCACCACTGTGTTCATGGCACTTGAAAGGGTCGTCACTCGCTGTCACCGA
Above is a window of Candidatus Dadabacteria bacterium DNA encoding:
- a CDS encoding autotransporter domain-containing protein; the encoded protein is MLSPGSGLWRESVRCEGNVTRIGLALLAVLLLLPAPRAVAQSPGVTVSPRELTIKESSTASYAVVLDTQPTDTVTISVTASDDPFKCHEHSGASCTRKSGVATVDKSSLTFTTMNWNSAQTVTVTATDEDMAGSFKHAKVTHQASGGGYATVAVPEVLVTVTDNDERGIVYWVGSPDNLRGDSAFGTYEGSTHSYYVSLNSEPAAATTVTLASQDISRVTVSPMLLMFTTTNWNVAQPVSFSVADNDVLGEDRVQVQVSSTFSGTGSDYNGWPGISFTVNVFNNDISPKTVNEGNSFVHTFGWDKYPGAYTIRSESVGSAVAIDPASVQVTQANYQEIPFTVTGVKADAVQEKVNFWIGNYLVQSFLVTIRDGTPPPNRPPRLTLSSYRFLLPENLDGRERPFDLGTVSATDPDGDSLTYGIVSGDLELFAVGLRDGVVRYIGPGEDYETEPKQFKLTVRVLDGSGAEARADVTVIITNVNEPPEAVGKIPDQTLDEGGGSVQVDVSSYFIDVDGDKPTLYSARSSDTRVVQASVAGSVLVLTPVIYGSVAVTVTAWYPDGLSATHSVKVGVSDRPQRAVLENLLAATARGHLASVRTALGRRMEADPCEASRLAINGLSVPLGRTEAKTLLRQIETDARSAVSPLGFSEGVGEPSTVFETGMVPDTAYQVDSALRSVPVRAGVSGAGIADFLVAWSGDDGERCSVQRRWSLWGQGDIQTFEGRPSVYGYNSGYDGDLSTGYLGLDIRLGASWLAGMALSRSKGVGDWQVGTSEGRLTQYMTAVYPYLRWDGGATSVWASVGAGRGDARNLRTYGIRGKSQTSLWLGIVELKRRFGTPGGLDFAIVGDAAWASLSTGDGEETIDGHDIAVNQMRIGADLSMYTTLGGLELTPFGTVYARRDGGAGQTGEGIELAGGLRFIIGIVRLDA